From Campylobacter pinnipediorum subsp. caledonicus:
ATTTGCTTGAGATTTTAATTTAGCTTTACCACCCATGATATTTCCCCATAGGTTGCTGTCATAGTTAAATCTATTTGTATACTCTTTTACTACACTTGAAAGAGTATCTGCATTATCTGCAAATTTATTATCACTTAGATTTTTTATAGCATAAGCTAATGCTAGATCATCATTTAATGGATTGCTTAGTTTAGCAAGTCTTGAGTTTATAGCTGAACCAACACTTGATAAAAGTGTATCTACTGTTTTATTGTCTTTAAACTCTTTTGAAACTTCTTCTAATGTGCTATTTATATTTTTAGCTAAAGTAGCTATGTCTTTGGCTTTAACATTAAGTAGTAAATTCTCAACCTCTTTATTATTAACAACAGATAATAAAGATGATGTTGTTTGAGCTTCATCTTTGTTTAGTTCTAAATTTTTATCACTTGATATAGCTTCTGCTCTATCTTTTTTGGCTTTTTCTAGTTTTTTATCTAGTTCTGCTATTATTTTAGCTTTTGCTTCTGGATTTTTTGCTTTACGAGCTAGTTCTTGGGCTTCTTTTAGTTCTTTTTCGGCTTGTTCTAGTTTTGGTTGTAGTTCTTTTAGTTTTTGTTCGGCTTCTTTTTTGGCTTGTTCTAGTGCTTTTTCAGCTTTTTCTAATTCTTCGGTTTTTTGTTGTGCTAATTGTGCTTGTTTTTCTGATTCCTTAGTTTTTTCTGTGATTATTTTTTCTTTTTCTGTTTCAATTTGCTTTTGTCTTTCAAATTCTTGTTGTTGTTTTTCAAATTCTTGTTGTTGTTTTTCAAATTCTTGTTGTTTTTTATTTTCTAAACTTTGTTGTTTTTTAATTTCTTGTTCAAAACTTACTATTTCTTCTACTTTTTTTTGAATTTCATTTTTGATAGTAATTATTGTTTCAAGCATAGACTTAATCGAATCTGTTTCATTTTTTAGATCTTCTATTAATTTTCTCAAACCTTTTTTATTATCTTCTTTACCACCAATAATTTCATTTAATTTATTTGTTTTTTCTTGTTCTGTTTCAAGTTTGTTAAGCTTTGATTTATTAACCAAACCTATTTTAGACAGAGTTTCCAATAATTTTATTTTTTCATTATTTTTATTACCATTTAAATCACCAGCTAATTGTTTTAGTTTATCATCAGTATATCCATTTTCGCCTTTTAAAATTTCAATGGCATTATTAAGGTCATTTTTTGAACCTTTAAAAGTTTCTTTGGTTAATTCTTGTAAAATATCTTTTAATTCTGTTTGATTTTTAATTTTACTGTTTATTCCATTTTTTCCAAATACTTTTTCTTCAGCTTCTTTTTTAATCTTTTCATTTCGATCTTTTAAATTTTCAGCTACTTTTTTTTCTTTTTCAATTTGTATTATTTCTGTTTCAGCTTTTTGTCTTTCTTTTTCAATTTTTTCTTTTGCTTGTTGTGCTTGTTGTGCTTGTTGTAAGGCTTTATTTTTTATATTTTCAGCTACTTTTTTTTCTTGTTCTGCTTGTTGTTTTAATTTTTCTGCTTCATTTCTTGCTTGTTCTGCTTGTTGTTTTTCTTTTTCAATTTTTTCTTTAGCTTGTTCTGCTTCTAATCTTGCATTTTTTGCTTGCTGTTTAGCTTGCTCAATTTGTTGTTTTTCTTGCTTAAATTTATCAAGAAATCCATCTTTACTAGCTTCTTCTAATTCTTTAATTTGGTTTTGGTTTTGGTTTTGTATATTATTTATTTCATCCAAAGATGAACTACCATAAACATTTATCGTCATCATTGCACCTATAATAGTTGCACTAGCAATCATCGAAATTTTCAACTTTTTCTCCTTAAGTAAAATTTAGCTAGGTATTTTACCCCCCCCATATTAAAATAAGATAAATATTTGGTATAAATTTGTATGTTTTATAATGTTTTATAAGATTAGTGTTGTTTATGTATTGTGTGATAACCACAACCCTTGGTTAGAGTTGTGGTTTGTAGTTTAGTTGTGTTCTTAGAACTTGTATTTAAGTCCTACAGTTCCATCAAAGTATTGTTGTTTTGATTTAGCTTTTACGCCAAAGTTTACGTTTGTAGATAAAGCATCTGTTAGTTTTAATTCTGCACCTGTTTTAAGTGTAACAAATCTTCCTTTTTTATCATCTGCTTTTAGTTTGATGTCTTTGTTTGAACCTATAAATCTAGCTACAGGATCTTTTACATCTTTGTATACTTCTGCTTCAAATCCTGGAGTTATATATAGGTAGTTTCCATTGTCTACATATTTTCTAAATTCTAAACCTAGTTTAGCATTTAAAGATTTTGAAGTAACACCATTAAATGATAATGCTAGATCTCCACTTTCTTTGAAAGCTTTTGATTTAGAGTGAGAATAATCTAATCCTACTAATGGTTTCATAAACAAGCTATCGCTTAGATCTATAACATAACCATAATCAACTGCTAATGATGTATATGTTGTATCATATTTACCGTTTTGAGTTAATACATTACCATTGCTTTTTACATATCTATCAATTTTGTTTTTAGCTTTACCAAATGATACTCTTGTATCTATTTCACTATTGTCTATATATGTTCTACCATATAGACCAAATTGATAGTTGCTTGCTTTTGTGTTGATTAGGCTAGAATCAGCTTTTGATTTAGCAAGAGTCATATATCCACCTACTATTGTGTTATCAAATGCTCTATCATAACCTATACTAAAGCCATGTAGTTCTGGATTAGAACTATCTTTTACTTTACCTTTTGCACCTATAACATTTGCCCATATATTGTTATCATTGTTAAATCTATCTGTATATGATTTTATTACAGATGATACACTATCACCATTATCAGCAAATTTATCATTGCTTAGTTTATTTATAGCAGATGCTAATGCTAAGTCTTCATTGAATGGATTGCTTAGTTTAGCAAGTCTTGTTTGTGTTGATAGTTGATTACTAAAATTAACCATATCTAGATTAGATACTTTACCTATTTCGTTTGTTGCTGATTGGATTGAGGTTTCGTTGGCTTTTACGAAAGATAGTATATTTGCAGTATCTTGTGTTAGATAATTTGCTATGTTATCATTTGAAGTAGCCGCATCAGTCATACTTAAAATGATATCTTTACTCATAGATGACAAATAAACTCTAGGATCTTGCAAAAATGTCTTTGCTTTTAGATCGTATCTAGCTTGGATAGAAGCCAGTTTTATCTGTGCATTTAAGGCTTTTTTTACAAGTTCTATCCCACTAGCACCAGCTACTAGCACATCTATCGCATCTTTTATAGCGCCAGAACCATCATCACTCAATACTTTGTTATCTATATTTGTAGCTGCAAAATCTAACATTTTTTTAAGCTCACTATCGTTTTTAACAACTATATTAGATTTTTTCAACAACCAAATAGCCTCTTTAAATTTAGCTATTTGTGCCATTTCACCATCTGTTTTTTGTCTGCTTTCTAATGCGATTTTGGGATTAAAATTACCCATCTTTAGCTCTAATAGCAAATGACTTGCTTTTTGTAAGTTGTCGTATTGAGCTAAAATTCCTTCCGGTGTGTCTTTTATATGAATTTTTTTATCATTAATACCTTTCTTATTATATTTATAAACTTGTTGTTTTAATGTTTTATCGCCTTGTTTGATTAACCCAGCTTTTAACTCATAAATAGCTTCTTTTATCTTTAAAATCACACTTGGTTGTTCTTTCATAAACGCATCACTTTGTAAATTATCATAAATAATACTCAAATTTACAGCTGCGTCAAGAGCAAAAAGAGTAGTAGTGTCAAATCTATCAATGTATTTTGTTTTTAAATCATTACCATTGTTAAGATTATCCACATCTTTAATCAACTTTTTGAGATTTTCTATGCTATCTGCGGTATTTATATCTGATATCGTTTTACCATTTGCGAGTTCAATACCTGCATTAGCTAACGATTTAGCCAAAGCTTTAGCCTCAGATATATACTTATCATCTGATAACTTATCTAATTTTACCAAGTCATAATAAACTTGCATTAATTGTGATAAATTATCGGCCTTAAGCTTATTTCCACCAGAATCACCATTTGAACCTAAATGAAGTTTGGATCTTATCTGATCACCTGTTATCTTAAAAGAATTTGCCTTAATGCTTTCGTTCATGATTTTTAGATACTTTAAGACAATATCGGAATTTAGCCTATCATCAACGATACTTGAATCCATTGAATCAAATTTTGGTTGTTCATTATAGTAACTCAATATAGCATATTTGGTTAGTTTTTCAAAGACTAATTGTTCTCTTTTTTGCAAGTCATTTGCTACATATTCTTTTAATGATTTTAAAAGAGCTGTAACTTTTTCTTTGTTTGCAATAGAAAAAACATTATCAAAACCATTCTTTTCAGGACTAACAGTCGCAGTAGATGGAACTAAATTTGCACCCTTATGACTATCAATAAATATACTGACAGTTCCACCTTGTGATATTGAAATTTTATATCCATTTGGATTTGATATATCCGTTATATCTGATATTAGTTTCTTTTTATCAGTTACGCCAGGATTGTCAGCTACATAAAAAGCACCTAGACTCGATATGTCATAAATTAACTCTGTTATTTCTTTTGCGTTAGTTGCAGTATTTTCGCCATAAGTGGCAAACTTTGAGTAGTCTATCTGATAAAAATCATTTATGATTTTATCTAATTTTTTACTATACCTTTTGGCTTTATCTTTAAGATTTTCTGAATCTTTAAAATCACTTTTAAGATCAGCAAAAGCACCTTGTGTTAAAACTACAGCGATCAGAGTCGCACTAGTAATAATCGAAATGTTGAATTTTATCTCCTTTGTAAAAATTATTTGGACTTGTATTTTACTACTGGATTTATTAAAGTAAAATAAAAATTACATAAATTTCTCATTTTTATGTAATTTTATTTCTACTTATATTAATGTCTTTTTGAAATCATAATATAAAAAATAATTTTCTACCAAAAATAGGAAAAAAATATTTTTCAGTATTTGATTTTAAGTCCTAAAAGGCTAAAATACACAAAAATTCAAAAGAGAAAATATGAAAATAACACTTTTAACACACACACCATTAAATGTATGCTCACATGCTATAAGAACTTGTTGGCAGAGCTTTGAGAGAGGTGATAATGGTGGCGAAAAAGACATAGAGCTGATAGATAGAGTAGGAAATAAGTTTAAACACGCTTCAACCTTGGAGCATATACACTATACATTTTATATACAAGATATATCTAGGGCGTTATTGCAAGAGCTATCAAGACATAGAATGGCCAGCCTATCTGTAAAATCAACAAGATACACACTAAAAGAGCTAAAAAACGAAAACCCTTTTATACAAGATGATAAATTTGATTATGAAAATGCACAAAGATATATAGTTTTGACACAAAATGAACTAATCGACAATGCAAGCATAAAAGCACTTGAAAACCTAAGACATATCTTATCAACCACTACGACAAGTCTTGATATAGTAAAATACTGCCTACCTGAATGTTACAAAACAGAGCTTACTTGGAGTATAAATGCTAGAGCCTTGCAAAACTTCATATCACTAAGAAGTTCTAAAGCGGCACTTTGGGAGATAAGACAGCTTGCAAACGAAATATATAAAGCTATCCCACAAGAGCATAAATTTATATTTCAAGATTGTATTCACAAAGAGCAATAAAGATGGTTTTATAGCCATCTTTGTATGGCTTATTTCAAATTTTAGCTATCAAGATAAAAGTTTCTTTTTATTTATCTCGTTTTTAAAACCCCAAATTCCACGAGCTGTGATTATCTCTTTTTTATCAAGATTTGATATCATCATCTCTTCATTATTGCCAAGTCTTTGGGACACTTCGCCAAATGGAGATATAAGCATACTATCGCCGTAAAAGTTCCAGCTCTCATCTATGTTTTTGTTTTTATAATGCCCTATTCTATTTGCTCTTAATATATAGACATTGTTTGTAAAGGCTCGCATTTTTAAAAGTTCACACCATCTTTCGTTTGTCTCAAAGGTGCAAGCTGTAGGTATCAGTAAAACATCTACATTTTTTTTCATCATATAGACAAAACTAGCATCAAAATGTGCCTCATAACCAAACATCACACCAAATTTCAAATCATCAAATTTAAAAGTAGCATAGTTTAATTTATCTTTAAACTCATTTTTAAAAAATTTTGCCTCATTCCAGTGAGAGTATTGCATTAAAAATTGTTGTTCATAAAATTTAGTTTGAGACTGTGAAATCTTTGCAATAACCTTATATATATCCTTACCACGCACTAAAACAAGTGGAGCGATGATGGTTATATCGTATTTTTTTGCTAAATTTATAAGGGATTCTTTTCTATCTTCGCTCTGTTTTTTTATCATGCTAATTGGCATATTTTCAAGCTCTTTAAAAAAGCTATTTAAAACATATTCGCCAAGTAAAATCAAACTAACGCCATTATCCTTACAAACCTTAAGATAATAATCAAGCCTAGCCTCGCTTAAAGCAAGGGTGGGAAGTTGCAATACCGCTATCTTAGTCATCTTGTACTTGTGTGATGCTAAGTTTTGCATCTTCTAGTATCTTTTGTGCTTCATCAAGTAGCTTTTTGCCATCTTTACATAGTTTTACACTATCTTGAAGTGCAACATCTTCACTGTTTAGAGTCTTTAAAATTTCTTCTGCTTTTTTTATCTTATCTTCAAAGCTTTGAGCTTGATTATCCATATCTTTCCTTTTGTGGATTAAAAGATAAAGCCATCAAAAAATGGCTTTAAGATTTTAGTTTACTTTGTAGTTTGGTGCTTCTTGAGTTATAACAACATCGTGAACGTGGCTCTCTTTTAGCCCTGCACTTGTTATCTCAACAAACTCAGCCTTTTGTTGTAAGGTAGGTATATCCTTAGCTCCAACATAACCCATAGAGCTTCTAAGACCGCCTATAAGCTGATGTATAACATCTTTCATGCTACCAGTAAATGGCACTCTACCCTCTATACCCTCAGGAACTAGCTTCTCACTTGCTGTACCTTCTTGGAAATATCTATCAGAGCTACCCCTTGTCATAGCACCTATAGAACCCATACCTCTATAAGCCTTGTATTGTCTTCCTTGATATGTGATAACCTCGCCCGGACTTTCTTCACAACCAGCAAGCAAACTACCAGCCATAATACAACTAGCGCCAGCCGCAAGAGCTTTTGATATATCACCAGAATACTTAATACCACCATCTGCAATGATAGGTATACCGTATTTTGCAGCTTCTATAGCACAATCATCTATAGCTGTTATTTGTGGAACACCAACACCAGCTACTATCCTTGTAGTGCATATAGAACCAGGTCCTATACCTACTTTGATGCCATCAGCACCAGCTTCTGCTAGATCTTTTACTGCGGCTGGATTTGCTATATTTCCAACAACAACATCAACATCAAATTTTTGTTTTATTTGCTTTAATGTATCAATAATACCTTTTGAGTGTCCGTGAGCTGAATCCATAACGATAACATCAACACCAGCCTTAACCAAAGCCTCAACTCTATCTAGCTGACCAACACCAACAGCTGCTGCCACACGCAAACGACCATAATTATCTTTGTTTGCATTTGGATACTCTTTGCGTTTTTTAAGGTCTTTTATGGTTATAAGCCCATCAAGTCTTCCATCTTCATCTATGATAGGAAGTTTTTCTACTCTATTTTGACTAAATATCTTTTCTGCATCATCAAGTGTACAACCTTTTTTTGCTGTTATCAAAGGTGCTTTTGTCATGCGCTCTTTTACTAATTTTGTAGTATCTGTTTCAAATCTTAAGTCTCTATTTGTCAAAATTCCTATAAGTTTACGGTCTTTATCTATAACAGGAACACCTGAGATATGAAGCTCTGACATTAAATTTAAAGCATCTGCCACAGTTGCATCTGGGGTTATAAAAATAGGGTCTATAATAACACCACTTTCACTTTTTTTAACCCTTTTTACCTCTTTTGCTTGAGTCTGAATATCCATATTTTTGTGTATAACGCCTATACCACCAAGTCTTGCCATCATTATAGCAGCTCTATGTTCCGTAACTGTGTCCATAGCAGCAGATACAATAGGTATATTTAATGATATGTTTTTGCTAAATTTTGTTTTTATATCAACTTGTTTTGGCAATACCTCAGAATACTGAGGCACAAGCAACACATCTTCAAATGTAAGAGCTTTTTTTATTATCTTCAATTCTTATCCTTTTATTATATTTTCTAAACTTAATGCACCATCCATAAGAGTTTGTTCATCCCAAGCTTTAGCTATTAGCTGTGCGCTTATACTTAGATTGTTTTGCGCTTTGCTTACAGGAACTGATACAGCTGGAAGCCCCGCCAAATTCACGCTTATGGTATAAATATCACTCAAATATGCACTCAAAGGATCTTTTATCTGCCCAAATTTAAAAGCTGTGCTAGGAGCAATAGGCATAAAAATAAGATCGTTTTCTTTTAAAATTTCTTCATATTGTGCTTTTATATGAGCCCTTGCTTTTTGAGCCTTTATATAATAAGCATCATAATAACCACTACTTAAAACAAAGGTTCCAAGTAAAATTCTTCTCTTTACCTCTTCACCAAAACCTTCACTTCTTGAGTTTATATATAGCTCTTTTAGATTTTTTGAATCGGCTCTTCTGCCATATCTTATACCATCATATCTGCTTAAATTTGCACTAGCTTCGGCAGTTGCTATTATATAGTATGTTGCTACATCATATTTTGAGTCTTCTAAATTTCTATAAGTTATATTGTGTCCGTGAGATTTTAACTTTTCTATCGTTTTTAAAAGTGCGGTTTTATTCTCTTCGTCTGCATTTTCAACATAATTTTTAATAACACATATATTTAATTTTTTGTTTGGATCTAGCTTGTCACTTATGGTTTCAAACTCTACATTAGCACTCGTACTATCCATCTTATCATAACCAGCTATAGCATCATACAATATAGCTGCATCTTCTACATTTTGAGTTATAGGGCCTATTTGATCTAAGCTACTTGAATAAGCAGCCAAACCATATCTACTTACCCTGCCG
This genomic window contains:
- a CDS encoding autotransporter outer membrane beta-barrel domain-containing protein produces the protein MKISMIASATIIGAMMTINVYGSSSLDEINNIQNQNQNQIKELEEASKDGFLDKFKQEKQQIEQAKQQAKNARLEAEQAKEKIEKEKQQAEQARNEAEKLKQQAEQEKKVAENIKNKALQQAQQAQQAKEKIEKERQKAETEIIQIEKEKKVAENLKDRNEKIKKEAEEKVFGKNGINSKIKNQTELKDILQELTKETFKGSKNDLNNAIEILKGENGYTDDKLKQLAGDLNGNKNNEKIKLLETLSKIGLVNKSKLNKLETEQEKTNKLNEIIGGKEDNKKGLRKLIEDLKNETDSIKSMLETIITIKNEIQKKVEEIVSFEQEIKKQQSLENKKQQEFEKQQQEFEKQQQEFERQKQIETEKEKIITEKTKESEKQAQLAQQKTEELEKAEKALEQAKKEAEQKLKELQPKLEQAEKELKEAQELARKAKNPEAKAKIIAELDKKLEKAKKDRAEAISSDKNLELNKDEAQTTSSLLSVVNNKEVENLLLNVKAKDIATLAKNINSTLEEVSKEFKDNKTVDTLLSSVGSAINSRLAKLSNPLNDDLALAYAIKNLSDNKFADNADTLSSVVKEYTNRFNYDSNLWGNIMGGKAKLKSQANTNTYGFMLGYDKAFDNMIIGGYAGYTNAKSSSNTLTTKSDNYHFGAYTRMYIDQNEIDAKVSYGKGKNKLDRKVTTNPDFDANGKYNTKFFDASIDYGHIFDTNNNSFMKPMIGLEYSHVSTKGFKETGKVPVSFKGTTVKTLSAKAAVEFRKYIANGNFLYITPGIQKELRKSMKDTELAFVNSTENIKYASKKDKHTFFTLKTGAEMKLTDNLSTNINFGVKAKSESKYYNGTVGLSYKF
- a CDS encoding autotransporter outer membrane beta-barrel domain-containing protein, with amino-acid sequence MSYYNEQPKFDSMDSSIVDDRLNSDIVLKYLKIMNESIKANSFKITGDQIRSKLHLGSNGDSGGNKLKADNLSQLMQVYYDLVKLDKLSDDKYISEAKALAKSLANAGIELANGKTISDINTADSIENLKKLIKDVDNLNNGNDLKTKYIDRFDTTTLFALDAAVNLSIIYDNLQSDAFMKEQPSVILKIKEAIYELKAGLIKQGDKTLKQQVYKYNKKGINDKKIHIKDTPEGILAQYDNLQKASHLLLELKMGNFNPKIALESRQKTDGEMAQIAKFKEAIWLLKKSNIVVKNDSELKKMLDFAATNIDNKVLSDDGSGAIKDAIDVLVAGASGIELVKKALNAQIKLASIQARYDLKAKTFLQDPRVYLSSMSKDIILSMTDAATSNDNIANYLTQDTANILSFVKANETSIQSATNEIGKVSNLDMVNFSNQLSTQTRLAKLSNPFNEDLALASAINKLSNDKFADNGDSVSSVIKSYTDRFNNDNNIWANVIGAKGKVKDSSNPELHGFSIGYDRAFDNTIVGGYMTLAKSKADSSLINTKASNYQFGLYGRTYIDNSEIDTRVSFGKAKNKIDRYVKSNGNVLTQNGKYDTTYTSLAVDYGYVIDLSDSLFMKPLVGLDYSHSKSKAFKESGDLALSFNGVTSKSLNAKLGLEFRKYVDNGNYLYITPGFEAEVYKDVKDPVARFIGSNKDIKLKADDKKGRFVTLKTGAELKLTDALSTNVNFGVKAKSKQQYFDGTVGLKYKF
- the thyX gene encoding FAD-dependent thymidylate synthase, translated to MKITLLTHTPLNVCSHAIRTCWQSFERGDNGGEKDIELIDRVGNKFKHASTLEHIHYTFYIQDISRALLQELSRHRMASLSVKSTRYTLKELKNENPFIQDDKFDYENAQRYIVLTQNELIDNASIKALENLRHILSTTTTSLDIVKYCLPECYKTELTWSINARALQNFISLRSSKAALWEIRQLANEIYKAIPQEHKFIFQDCIHKEQ
- a CDS encoding carbon-nitrogen hydrolase family protein yields the protein MTKIAVLQLPTLALSEARLDYYLKVCKDNGVSLILLGEYVLNSFFKELENMPISMIKKQSEDRKESLINLAKKYDITIIAPLVLVRGKDIYKVIAKISQSQTKFYEQQFLMQYSHWNEAKFFKNEFKDKLNYATFKFDDLKFGVMFGYEAHFDASFVYMMKKNVDVLLIPTACTFETNERWCELLKMRAFTNNVYILRANRIGHYKNKNIDESWNFYGDSMLISPFGEVSQRLGNNEEMMISNLDKKEIITARGIWGFKNEINKKKLLS
- the xseB gene encoding exodeoxyribonuclease VII small subunit, giving the protein MDNQAQSFEDKIKKAEEILKTLNSEDVALQDSVKLCKDGKKLLDEAQKILEDAKLSITQVQDD
- the guaB gene encoding IMP dehydrogenase, whose amino-acid sequence is MKIIKKALTFEDVLLVPQYSEVLPKQVDIKTKFSKNISLNIPIVSAAMDTVTEHRAAIMMARLGGIGVIHKNMDIQTQAKEVKRVKKSESGVIIDPIFITPDATVADALNLMSELHISGVPVIDKDRKLIGILTNRDLRFETDTTKLVKERMTKAPLITAKKGCTLDDAEKIFSQNRVEKLPIIDEDGRLDGLITIKDLKKRKEYPNANKDNYGRLRVAAAVGVGQLDRVEALVKAGVDVIVMDSAHGHSKGIIDTLKQIKQKFDVDVVVGNIANPAAVKDLAEAGADGIKVGIGPGSICTTRIVAGVGVPQITAIDDCAIEAAKYGIPIIADGGIKYSGDISKALAAGASCIMAGSLLAGCEESPGEVITYQGRQYKAYRGMGSIGAMTRGSSDRYFQEGTASEKLVPEGIEGRVPFTGSMKDVIHQLIGGLRSSMGYVGAKDIPTLQQKAEFVEITSAGLKESHVHDVVITQEAPNYKVN
- the gatA gene encoding Asp-tRNA(Asn)/Glu-tRNA(Gln) amidotransferase subunit GatA; the protein is MISLKDALKLSGEEIKNLRIELEEKIKKEKQLGAYVEQLADLPLAKFGEGIPVAIKDNIQVKGWSVTCASNILQGYVSPYNATAINKLIEHNMSPFGRTNMDEFAMGSTTESSFYGKTLNPLNHAHVPGGSSGGSAAAVAGGLAIAALGSDTGGSIRQPAAFCGCVGFKPTYGRVSRYGLAAYSSSLDQIGPITQNVEDAAILYDAIAGYDKMDSTSANVEFETISDKLDPNKKLNICVIKNYVENADEENKTALLKTIEKLKSHGHNITYRNLEDSKYDVATYYIIATAEASANLSRYDGIRYGRRADSKNLKELYINSRSEGFGEEVKRRILLGTFVLSSGYYDAYYIKAQKARAHIKAQYEEILKENDLIFMPIAPSTAFKFGQIKDPLSAYLSDIYTISVNLAGLPAVSVPVSKAQNNLSISAQLIAKAWDEQTLMDGALSLENIIKG